The DNA window AACCACAACGCTGTTAAGGATGTCAAGAGTTTCCAGCTTAATGATGACGGTCCTCGCGGCGTTACCAGTGGATGCACATATTATATCAAGCTTCGGCCTGGATTGATGGAATTCCTCGAGGAGGTTTCCAAGATGTATGAGCTGCACGTCTACACAATGGGAACACGCGCATATGCCCTCAACATCGCCAAGATTGTCGACCCTAACAAAAAGCTCTTTGGAAACCGTGTTATCAGTCGTGATGAGAACGGCAGCATCACATCAAAGAGCCTACAACGACTATTCCCCGTCAGCACAGACATGGTGGTGATTATCGACGATCGCGCAGACGTGTGGCCAATGAACCGACCCAATCTGATCAAGGTGGTGCCGTACGACTTCTTCAAGGGTATTGGCGATATCAATTCTAGTTTTCTACCGAAGCGACAAGATACCCTCCCTATTCTCAAGGCAAAGCCTGTAGATAATGGCCCAAAGCTGGCCCCCAAAGCTTCACCAATGGACGAGCTCGTCAGGATGAGCGGCGGAGACGACGCAGCTAGTTTGAAGATCCAGGCTGAGGAGCAGGAGAAGACGTTGGAGAAGCAGATTAAGGACCGACCTTTGTTGCATATGCAGGAGGAGCTCGACAAAGAGGACGACCAGCAAGAAACCAGCAACAACGATTCATCAGCAATCCACCACCGAAATGTCCTtgtcgacgacgatgaggaaCTTATTGCTCTCCAAGACCACCTAACAGATCTACACAGCGCCTTCTACGAGACATACGATAGGAGACGAGCGGAGAGAAAGGACAAGGAAGGAACACACCCGCCCGCACACAGCAAATCCAAGAGAAGGCCATCTGTCGATGATGGAGTTGACCTGTCTATGGTTCCAGACGCCGGAGATATCCTTGACGAACTCAAGTCCAACGTTTTGTCTGGTCTTGTGATTGTGTTATCTGGTCTGGTACCCCTTGGCGTCAGAGTGGAGGAGTCTGAGATAGGACTACAAGCTCAGAGCTTCGGCGCCCAAGTCTTGGATACAGTATCAAAGCGAGTGACACATCTTGTCGTCTCATCATCACGTCCCAGGACAAAGAAGGTGCAGCAGGCAGCCAAGATCCCAAGCATCAGAATTGTCAACCAGAACTGGCTCATCGACTGTCTTAGCCAATGGAGAAGACTTGACGAGCGTCCATATTATTTGGATATCCTTGACGCTGATAGGGAGAAGGGGACAGATGATATTACGGAAGTCAACTCGGAAGCCGACGAAGCCGAAGATGCACAAACGGGTCAAGAGCTCAAGGACTTTGACTGGGGCGAAGCTGAGGACGAACTTGCTGAGTTCatggatgacgacgacgatgatgacgaagGCAGTGTTGCTGCAACTGTGACAGAATCCGACGTGGAGACTGTAGATGGAAACAGCAAGCAGACGCTCAAACGCAAGGCCGACGTGGATGAGTCAGATGACGACGGAACTGCAAGCATAGGCGAAAGTGTCTTGGCTAAGAAGCAACGCCTAGCTCGAAACCGCGGCGCATCTAGTCTGCGATCAATACAGACGCCCAATGGCGATGACACAGAAGACGGTAGTCTCCCCACGCCGGTGCCAACAGGCGACGAGGCAACCGAAGATAGGGACAAGGGACAAGCCGTCAATGCAGATGATGGTGCAGATTTCGACGATGACGAGCTGGAGAGAGAGTTGTTAGCAGAGCTGATGGCAGGGTAGACTATCAAACCTGAAAGAAAGCTCAATGTGGATGGAGTAAGGCGCTACATAGGATGGAATATTATTTCTGGTAACATAGCAAAAATTCTGACATATTTTGTAATGCCTATATTAAGACAAGGCCAAATCCAGATTTGAGAAACCATCTTGTTTGCAATAattttgaagttgaagttgaaatcAATATGTCGTGAATTATATTCGACGACGTCAAAATAGACAGGCAACATCCAAAAGACGAGTCGCTCTTAACTGCTGTCAATAAGTGCCTACAGAGACCAAAATTTGATGAGTTGGTCTTCAAGGAGGATGTTCCTTCCACGGCATGTTCCGGGTTGAAGCTTGAATCAATTACGCAGTGACGGGAGATATCATCGCCGAGGCTAGACATTGGTAAGGGATACTTTACTATCCCGCACTAGCATAGATACAGCAATTCTTAGTGCAATCGCGATAGTCCAAGATACTGCAAAAACCCGTCCCATGTCGGTGCATTATCCTCCCGCTTCATCTACTAAGCGTCTGATAAAGCACACATATCATGATGCTAAATGATCAAATTTATGATTACAAATTACTGGGATAAGTAAACTAAAGTGCTGGGTAGAATGTTTATAAAAGGAGGGTTTCGTCTGTTCCATTTGGTGTTCATCATCAGCAACTCTCATTACACTTGGACAAACAAGCACATCTCTATCCATCTTAAGCTACTACTCTTATTCTATTTGACATATCAAACATTTCAAGTCTAACAAGATGGTTGCGTACAACGGATTTGACTCTGACACTAATGTTCCCGACCTCTCGGGGAAAGTCATTCTTGTCACTGGAGGTAAGGCCAGACACTCATTGATCCAAGGCATACCGACTAACAATACTAGGAACATCTGGTCTTGGTAGATCGGCCATTACTACACTCGCAGCTCACAATCCTTCGCACATCTACTTCACTGGTCGATCTTCCAGTGCCGCAGAGTCTCTCATCAACGACATCTCTCCGATCCCTGCAACATTCCTCGAATGCGATCTCACTTCCATCGCAAACATGCATGCTGCAGCAAAGAAGTTTAAACATGATCGTCTAGACATATTCATTGCAAATGCAGGTGTCATGGCCGTTGACGGTCTCACCAAAGATGGACTTGAGTTGCAATTCGGTATCAACCACGCCGGCAATGCAACACTCTTCATGGCTCTTCTGCCAATCATGCTCAAAACTGCTGAAGAGCCCAGCAATGATGTGCGCTTTGTCAGTCTTACTTCTCTCGGGTACAAAGGCCATCCCAAGAATGGCATCGACTTTGATACACTGCACTCAAAGCAGGAGGATATGGCCTTTGGAACATGGGGTCGCTACGGACAGAGCAAACTTGCAAATATCGTCTTCGCAAAGGAGATTCAGAGACGCTATCCCAAGATTACAAGTGTAGTTGTACATCCTGGTGTCATTGCTACGGGTTTGGTCACCGAGTTGAGCTTCTGGAAGAGGATGTTTGTGTACGTGACCAACCCGCGAATGATGACGGTCGAGCAAGGCGGGTTGAACACTGTCTGGGCAGCAACGTCTGACGATATgaagaaagatgaaaaggtGGCGTTTTATGAACCTGTTGGCAAGGCTAATGCGGGTGACGAGATGTGCTTTAGTGAAGATATGGGCAAGAAGCTGTGGAAATGGACGGAGGAGAAGATCAACAgtgtctagtgggtagcagaagagTTCACCTTTAGGctttagggtacaaaaacaaatagcctaagaagtatggtctaagtagcataaact is part of the Fusarium poae strain DAOMC 252244 chromosome 4, whole genome shotgun sequence genome and encodes:
- a CDS encoding hypothetical protein (BUSCO:12694at5125), which codes for MYDKIVPLGSRLHYPIIITKLLKKPGDSIKKQESIFEYKFNWRRRVNEDDWVDETTYTEFDSPAEGKLKQWRIREGQKVAADSPCLMVEEACGHEVQVQGLCSLCGEDMTEINWASDNLDTERAMINMSHDQTVLRVSENVATKAEHENQKRLLRQRKLSLVVDLDQTIIHACIEPTIGEWQRDPANPNHNAVKDVKSFQLNDDGPRGVTSGCTYYIKLRPGLMEFLEEVSKMYELHVYTMGTRAYALNIAKIVDPNKKLFGNRVISRDENGSITSKSLQRLFPVSTDMVVIIDDRADVWPMNRPNLIKVVPYDFFKGIGDINSSFLPKRQDTLPILKAKPVDNGPKLAPKASPMDELVRMSGGDDAASLKIQAEEQEKTLEKQIKDRPLLHMQEELDKEDDQQETSNNDSSAIHHRNVLVDDDEELIALQDHLTDLHSAFYETYDRRRAERKDKEGTHPPAHSKSKRRPSVDDGVDLSMVPDAGDILDELKSNVLSGLVIVLSGLVPLGVRVEESEIGLQAQSFGAQVLDTVSKRVTHLVVSSSRPRTKKVQQAAKIPSIRIVNQNWLIDCLSQWRRLDERPYYLDILDADREKGTDDITEVNSEADEAEDAQTGQELKDFDWGEAEDELAEFMDDDDDDDEGSVAATVTESDVETVDGNSKQTLKRKADVDESDDDGTASIGESVLAKKQRLARNRGASSLRSIQTPNGDDTEDGSLPTPVPTGDEATEDRDKGQAVNADDGADFDDDELERELLAELMAG